In Pannonibacter sp. XCT-53, the sequence TCGCCGGCACCTTCACGTAGTCGCGGTAGACCTGGTCATAGCCATGCGGCGACAGCCAGGGGCCGACGATCGACACCAGGGTGATCAGCGCCAGCACGATCATAGAGGCGACGGCCGCGCGGTTCTTCAGCAGGCGGTCGCGGGCATCGTCCCACAGGGAGCGGCCCTTCACCGGCAGGGCGCCGGGGGTTTCGACGGAGGAAACACTCATCACGCTTTCCCCTCAGTCAAAGCGCACGCGCGGATCCAGCAGCGCATAGAGCAGATCCACGATCAGGTTGAACAGGATGACGAAGCAGGCCACGACGACCACCGTGCCCATCACCAGCGTATAGTCGCGGTTGAGGGCGCCCTGGACGAAATAGCGGCCGATGCCGGGGATGCCGAAGATGGTCTCGACCACGACGGAGCCGGTCAGCAGGGCGGCGGCGGCGGGGCCCAGATAGGACACCACCGGCAGGATCGCGCCCCGGAGGGCATGGATCACGATGACGGTGTAGGCCGAGAGGCCATAGGCGCGGGCCGTGCGCACATGGTTGGAGCGCAGCGCCTCGATCATCGAGCCGCGCGTCAGGCGCGCCACCACGGCAATCTGCGGCAGCGCCAGGGTCACGACGGGCAGAACCTTGTTGACGAAGGCGCCGTTGTTCCAGCCGCCGACCGGCAGCCAGCCGAGCCAGACGCCAAGGATCAGGGTCAGCACGGGGGCAACCACGAAATTCGGGATGGTCACGCCCAGCGTGGCGGCCGCCATCACCGTGTAGTCGGTGCCGTGGTTCTGCCGCAGGGCGGCGACGACGCCGAGGATGCCGCCGACCACGAGGGCCAGCGCGAGGGCCGTCAGGCCGAGCTGCATCGAGATCGGCAGGCTGGCGGCAAAGAGTTCGTTGATCGAGAAGTCGCGGAAATAGAAGCTCGGGCCGAAATCGAGCTGCACCACGCTCTTCAGGTAGATGAGGTACTGCTGCCACAGCGGCTCATCCAGGTGATAGATCCGGTTGAGGTTTTCCATCACCTTCGCCTCGAGGGGGCGTTCGAGGTCGAACGGACCGCCGGGGGCGATGCGGATCAGGAAGAACGAAATCGTAATGATCAGGAACAGCGTCGGGATCGCCCCGAGCAGCCTTTCCAGCACGTAGCGCAACATGAGCCTGCCCTTTTTATTGTGTCTTGGTCAGCCTTGAGCGTGGCTGCGGGCCGATCCGGGTCCCCGCCGGCGGGATCGGCTGGCGCGCGGCATCGGTGCCCGCGCGCGATCGCTTGTCCGCATGAAAACCGGCCGCGCCTTTAACGGCGCGACCGGCTCGTGTCCAGTGCCTTATTCCGAAATGCTCATGAAGCGGGTCGGATGCACATCCTGCAGGTTGGTCTCGAAGCCCTTGAGCTTCGGCGAGACCAGGTTCTTGGAGGCGTAGTACATCAGCGGAATGAAGGGCAGATCATCCATGAAGATGGTCTCGGCCTGCTTCAGCAGCGCGGCGCGCTTCTCGAGGTCCGTCGTGGCGGCGGCCTCGTCCATCAGCTTGTCATAGGCCGGGTTTTCGTAGTTCGCGTAGTTGAAGCCGTCATTGTCGGACTCAACGAGGAACAGGAAGTTCTGCGGGTCGGAGTAGTCGCCGATCCAGCCGGCACGGGCCAGGTCGAAGTCGCCCTTGTCGCGCAGATGCGCATAGTGGGTCTTCGTGTCCGTGTTGAGCAGCGTCACTTCAACGCCCAGGGGCTTCCACATGTCGGCCAGGGCGACCGAGGTGTTCTTGTGGTTTTCCGAGGTGTTGTAGCGGATCTCGAGCTTCAGCGGCTTGTCCGGGCCGTAGCCGGCCGCCTTCAGCAGCTCGGCCGCCTTCTGCTCGCGGTCGAGCTGGGACATGTCCTTGTAGGAGGCATAGGCCGGCTCGCCGTAGTTGTTGATGCCCGGGGGCACGAGCGAGTAGCCCGCCACCATGGTGCCGCCCCAGATCTCTTCGGCCAGGAACTCGCGGTCGATGGCCATCGACAGGGCCTGACGCACTTCCTTCTTGCCGAGGGCTTCGTCCTTCATGTTGACGGCGAAGTAGTAGGTGCCGAGATACGGCGCCACCTTGAACTGGTCGCCGAGCTCCTTGCGGATGAACTCGACCTGCTCGGTCGGCACGTCGTCGTTGGAGTGCAGCTCGCCGGCCTGGAAGCGGCGCAGCGCGGCGCCACGGTCTTCGGTCGGGTAGAAGAAGACGGTGTCGATCTTGACGTTCTCGGCGTCATGGAAGTTCGGGTTCTTCACCGCCTTGATGTGGGCGTTCGGAACGAACTCCTTCAGCACGTAAGCGCCGTTGGTGACGATGTTTTCCGGCTTCACGAAGTCGGTGCCGTGCTTCTGCACGGTGGCCGGATGCACCGGCAGGCCGGTCTGGTGGCCAAGCAGGTCGACGAAATAGGGCGTTGCCGCCTTCAGCGTGATCTCGAGCGTGTGGTCGTCGAGGGCCTTCACGCCCAGCTCTTCCGGCTTGGCGGTGCCCTTGTTGACTTCCTCGGCGTTCAGGATCGGGTACAGGATGTTGGCGTACTTGGCGCCGGTGTCCGGCGTCATGATGCGGCGCAGGGAGAACACGAAGTCGCCGGCAACGACCGGGTCACCGTTGGACCACTTGGCGTCCTGGCGCAGCTTGAAGGTATAGGTCTTGCCGTCGGCCGACACGGACCAGCTCTCGGCGACGCCGGGGATGATCTCGCCGGCGGCGGAATAGGTCACGAGACCTTCGTAAAGGTCGCGCAGGATGTGGGCCTCGTAGACGGTCGAGGTCTTGTGCTGGTCCAGGGTTTCCGGGTCAGCAGAGTTGCCGCGATGGTATACCACCTCGGCCATGGCGCTCATCGAGGTGGCGGCCAGCAGGGCCGACGCAAGGATGGTCATCCGGGCAGATTTGAACATGGTTGTCTCCCCTCTTCGCAATTGAAGGCTACCTGTACCGGTAGGGTGCCGACGATTCCACGCGTCGGATTTGAGATCAACCGTGCCGCAACGGCGCTTTCCCCGGATTGCCGGCAAAAAGCTGTTTTTATCCTGTTAACAGTTCATTCAGGAAAGAAAATCCACTCCGCCATAGGCTGCGACAACCTTCTTTCAATCCCCGTTTGCAGATGACGCAGCGGCCTGCGCGGGGTGATCGCCCCGGTGAACCCGAGCGTACACCGACGGCAAGCGCAAAAAAGATGGAATCCGTCGCCGGGCCGCCCCATCTCCTCTTGCAACGGCGGCCAAGATCGCGTTCCTCTCGCCCCGATCCGGCGGCCGTCTGCCGTCCCTTCTCATCCTGACCGGAACTCCATGGCTCCTCCGCTCCTGATTCTGCGCGACATCCACCTCACCTTCGGCGCGACGCCGCTCCTGACCGGTGCCGAGCTGAGCGTGTCGGAGGGCGACCGTCTCTGTCTCGTCGGCCGCAACGGCTCGGGCAAGTCGACGCTGCTGAAAATCGCGGCCGGGCAGATCGAGGCGGACAAGGGCGAGTATTTCCTGCAGCCGGGCCGCACCTTGCGCTACCTGCCACAGGAGCCCGACCTGTCGGCCTATGCAACGATTCTGGATTACGTGAACGATGGCCTGGCGCCGGGCGATGATCCCTATCGCGCGCCCTACCTGCTGGAGGTCCTCGGCCTGACCGGCAAGGAAGATCCGCGCAGCCTGTCCGGCGGCGAGGCGCGCCGGGCAGCACTGGCCCGGGCGCTGGCACCGGAACCCGACATCCTGCTGCTGGACGAGCCGACCAACCATCTCGACCTGCCGGCCATCGAATGGCTGGAAAGCGAGCTGAAGGGCCTGCGCTCGGCCATCGTGCTGATCTCGCATGACCGGCGCTTCCTTGAAAATCTCTCCCGTGCCACCGTCTGGGTCGATCGCGGCATCACCCGCCGGATGGACCGGGGCTTCGAGCATTTCGAGGCCTGGCGCGACGACGTGCTCGAGCAGGAGGAGCGGGACCAGCACAAGCTGGCGCAGCAGATCAAGCGCGAGGAGCACTGGATGCGCTACGGCGTGACCGCCCGGCGCAAGCGCAACATGCGCCGGGTGCGCGAGCTGGCGGACCTGCGCGAGAAGGCCCGCAGTCATCGCGGACCGCAAGGCACGGCCAAGCTGACGGTCACCGAAGGCGAGACCTCGGGCAAGCTGGTGGTCGAGGCCAAGGCCATCGCCAAGAGCTTCGGCGACCGGCCGATCGTGCAGGGATTTTCCACCCGCATCCAGCGCGGCGACCGCATCGGCCTCATCGGCGCCAATGGCGCGGGCAAGACCACGCTGCTGAAGATGCTGACCGGCGAGCTTGCGCCCGACAGCGGCAGCGTCCGGCTGGGCACCAACCTCCAGATGGTGACGCTCGACCAGAAGCGCGAGCGCCTCAACCCCGACGAGACGCTGGCCACGGTGCTGACCGGGGGGCGCGGCGACACCGTGGTGCTGGGCACCGAGACCAAGCACGTGATCGCCTACATGAAGGACTTCCTGTTCTCGCCCGAACAGGCCCGCACGCCCGTCGGCGTGCTGTCGGGGGGCGAGCGCGCCCGCGCCATGCTGGCCCGCGCGCTGGCCAGCCCGTCCAACATCATGGTGCTCGACGAACCGACCAACGACCTTGATCTGGAGACGCTGGACCTGCTGCAGGAGCTTCTCGGTGACTATGACGGCACCGTGCTGCTCGTCAGCCACGACCGCGACTTCCTCGACCGGGTCGCCACGTCGGTGATCGTCTCCGAGGGCAACGGCAAGTGGCAGGAATATGCCGGCGGCTATTCCGACATGGTGGCCCAGCGCGGCGACGGCGTCACGGCCCGAAAGGCCGAGAAGGCGCCGGCCAAGCCGGCAAAGGCAGCAGATCCGGCCCCGACCACCGCCGCGACAGCGGCGAGGCCGTCGGCCAGGACGAAGCTCTCCTTCAGCCAGCTGCATCTCCTGAAGACGCTGCCGGACACGATCGACAGCCTGACGAGGAAGCTGGAAAAGCTCCAGGCCGAGATGGCCGATCCGGCGCTCTACACCCGGAACCCCGACCGCTTCGCCAAACTGTCAGCCGAGATCACCAAGCTGACCGGCGAAAAGGACGCAGCCGAAGAACAGTGGCTGGAACTGGAGATGCTGAAGGAAGAAGCGGAGGGGTGACAGTCCGGCATTTGCCGGGCCTGGCACGATTGATCGCTTAGGAGTTCGGCGAAGCAAATCCGGCAACAGCGTCGTCGATGCGGGATGACAAGGCCATCAACTGGCCTTCGATGGTCGTCTCGAGGTGTGCGAGCCGACCGCTGAGCTCAGCCTTGAGCATGACCTCGATGTCATCGCGAGTCTCGCTCACCCGCCGTTCAATTCGGCGGCTGTATTCAACGGTCTGCACCGCAAGCGAGCGTCTGTCGGACACGTCCTTGCGCAAGAGGCGCAGTTCGTCGAGCACCTGCTGTTGCTGGCGCAGTACAAACTCAAGGTCGACCGTGCTTTGGGACATCGCCTGCCTCCTGCACTGAAGGATGCAGAACCGCGCGTCGATTGGCAAATGCCAATCGACCTCAACCGCGCAAGATCCGCGCATGAATGCCCTTCCGCCTACTCCCCGAACACCTTCGCCAGATCGCCTGCATCCAGCAGCCGCCACTTGCCTTCCTCCAGGCCGTCGAGCGTCAGGTTGCCGATCTTGACCCGGGCAAGGGCCGTCACGTGGTTGCCGGTTGCGGCGAACATGCGGCGGACCTGATGATAGCGGCCCTCGTGCAGCGTGAGGCGGGCGTGTTTCTCGCCGAGCACTTCCAGTTCGGCCGGCAGCAGCGGCTTCTCGTCGTTGTCGAGCAGGAAGGTACCGGAGGCAAACAGCGCCGCCTCGTCGCCCTTCAGCGGACGGTCGAGCACCGCCTCGTACACTTTCGGCACATCGGCCTTCGGGCTGATGATCCGGTGCAGCAAGGTTCCGTCATCGGTGAACAGCAGCGCCCCGGTGGTGTCGCGGTCGAGGCGGCCGACCGTCGACAGCACCGGCTTGCGATAGCGGAAGCGGTCGGGCAGGAGGTCATAGACCAGCCGGCCCTGGTCCTTGGTGGAGCAGGTGTAGCCGACCGGCTTGTTCAGCAGCAGCACCATGCCCTGCGCCGGGTCCAGCGGCTCGTCGTCGAACAGGATGTCGTCATGCGCGGTGCGGGCGTCGGCCTTCAGCGCATTGCCTGCGCGGTCCGTCACCCAGCCGTTGCGGATGGCGATCTGCACTTCCTTGCGGGTGCCATAGCCGAGATTGGCGAGAAGCTTCACCAGTCTCATTTGCCGCGTCCCTTGCGGGCATGGATCACCTTGTAGCCGGCCTCGTCCGCCACGATGGCCATTTCGGCGAAGAGCTCGTTCAGCACCGCCTCATAGGGCAGATGCCGGTTGGCGACCATCCACAGGCTGCCGCCCGGCTTCAGACCCTTGGCCGCGGCGCGGATGAAGGCCTGGCCCACATCGGTCCGGTCGGCCTTGGTGGCCTGATGGAAGGGCGGGTTCATGGCAATGAAGTCATAGGCGCGCCCCAGCCCCTTGGTCACGTCAGCCCAGAAGAACTGCAGCCGGCGCGGCGCGGTCGCCTCGGCCAGGTTGTCGCGGGCAAGGTCCAGGGCACGCTTTTCCGCCTCGTAGAGGTCGAGCGCCGCGACCCGGGGACAGCGGGCGAGCAGGCCCGCCGAGAGCACGCCGAACCCTGCCCCGAGATCGGCGCCGATGCCCGACAGCGTCGCCGGCAGCGTGCGCAGGAGCAGGTCCGTCGCCCCGTCGACATGGTCCCAGGCAAAGAGCCCCGGACGGCTGACGAAGCGGCCGTCGAGGATGGGGCGCGGAGCATCTCCGGCGGCCCACTCGTCCAGCAGCGCGCGGTTCAGCCTTGCGTCGTCCCGCAGCGCCCAGGCGACCCGGCACTTGGCCTTCGACTGGTTGCCCTCGAGACCGCCGGCAATCTCCGCCAGATCCGTCTCGAAGGCCTTGCCGCCTTCCGCGTTGGCGGCCGAGATGATGACGCGGCCGCCCGGCCGCACCCGCATGAAGGCCTGCGCGATCAGCGCCCGCGCCTCCTGCTTCTGGCGCGGGGCCAGGATCAGCGCCAGCTCATGCCCCTCGCCGGGCACCTCCGGCGCAGCCGTGTAGCCGCTGGCGGCAAGCGCGTCGCGGTCCGGGGCGAAGCTCTGCACCAGGTCGAGCCTGTCCCGGTCGAACAGGGCAAGGTCGCGGCCGGCGCGCGCCCGCAGGAAGAGGGTGCGCGCGGGGGCAGCCGGCACGTCGAGCGTGCCGTTCGCCAGCGGCAGCAGCAGGGTTTCAAGCACCGGATCGGACATTGCAGCAGTCTTTCGCGTTCAGGCATCGGGTCGGATGGAGGCGCCCCTCATACAGGGGACGGACGATGCGGTCAAAAGCCGGCGTCACTCAGGATCGGCCGCCCGTCGACCAGCAGACGCAAGGGGGCCGAGCGGCCGCCCGCCGTGAGCGCAATGACCAGCTGCATGCGCTCGGGCGGCGTGGTCTCGATCGCCCTGCCCTCCCCTTCCGGCACGAAGAAGGCATCCAGACCGTAGTCCACACTCAGGTCCTCCTGCGGGGTCCGGTCGTAGCTGGCCTTGCCGGCAATCACGGGCCCTTTTGCCTCGGCGGCACGCGTGTGCACCGCAACCGGCTGGAACACGCCCGCAGCGTCGGCGGCAAGCTCGACGTGGACGATCTCCCCGGCCTCGATGGGGCGGTCGAGCCCGGGCAGGGACGCCGGCAGCCGCGCGATGGCCAGATTGATGATGACATAGTCGCCCCGAAGCAGGTCGCGCGGGTCGACCGGCCGGACCGCGAGCACCACCTCCTCGCCCGTCCAGTGCACGCTGGCCCGCTCCAGAAGCGGCAGGGCAATGAGGCAAAGCTGGACAAGCGCGATCAGCCCCCAGCGGACGGAGCCCCTCGCGGTGGCCGAGCGGACTGACGGGCGCGTGGCCCGCGCGGATGCCGGAGCAGGCGCTCCCGGATGGCCGGCGTCGGTCATGTCGCGTCTCCCTTTCCGTCGGCCCATCTGGCGGCCATCCTCAGGCTGAAGGACGCCGCAAAGGCCATGCCGATGAGCACGATCCCGGCCAGGAGGAAGAACAGCGCCTGCCCGAGCAGCGAGCCGATGGTCTCGGAGAGAAGCCAGAGGGCGACGGCCGTGAAGGCCGCGTGTCCGGAGAGCGTCCACAGTCCCTGTTGCATGACGATGCCTGCCATGGCCACGGCGACGCTGGTGCCGAGCGCAAGCGCGGCATGGACCACGATCTGGTCGGGCGCAAGCCCCAGGACAGCCGTCGTCATGACGGCCCCGAGCACGCCGAGCAGGGCCAGAAGCGCCTGCGGACGCTCAAGCCTGCGGAGGACGGCAAGGGCGGCCAGGAGGAGCAGCGCTGACGGCAGGACGACTGCCGGCGACAGGAGCTCCGGGCCCGGCAGGTCTCTCGACCAGGCACCGATGAACGCGACCAGCATCGTGCACAGCATGAGGACCAGGGAGGCGTCTGCAGCCGACCGCGCGAGCAGGCGCAGGCCGACAGATCCGGGCCGGATGCCGCCGTGATCCGCCGCGGTTCCGAACAGCACGATGCTCCCCGCCATCGCGGCCAGCGCGACCGCAAACAGCGGGCTGTCGACCATGCTGGCCGGCCCGGCCGAGAGCAGCCACTGGAGATAGACGATATAGGCCAGCAGGATGCTGCACCAGCGCGACAGCCGGGCCGGGTGGATCACCGCGTGGGCCGCGACAGCCGGCACGAGACAGAGGGCAAGCACCTGGTCGCCCATCGTGGTCGGGGCACCGCTCTCCAGTCCGAGCAGGACCCAGACGATGGCCGCCACGCCGGCCAGGGCGAGTGTCAGGCGCGAGCCGCCGATCCAGGCGGCGGCGAGGCATCCGGCGCACACCAGCAGGGCGCCGCCGGTCCAGTCCTGCGGCAGATGGAACATCTGCCCGACAAGCGACAGGCCGGCGACAAAGACCATGGCGGCAAAGGCTGTGGCCAGGTCGGCCAGTCCCGGTCGCTCCAGCGCATCGGCCCGGGCGGCGACCATGTTGGCGCCCACGACCAGCAGGACGATGCCGGCCAGGCGGACGCTGCGGCTGATGTCGTCCCAGTTGGCGGCGATGAAGGCCGTGACGGCCAGCGCGATGCAGATCATGCCGACGGTTGCGAGCGCGAGCGGCAGGCGGCTGCGGCCATCGGCCTTGCCGCGGTCGGCCAGGATCCGGGCTGCCCCCTCCCGGGTCACCCAGCCCCTTTCGATCCATGTCTCGATGTCCGCCCTGAGGCGGCGCTCGTACAGCTGGTCAAACATACGGATCCCTCCGGTCGGGCCCGACATTAAGCCGCCGCGCGGCAAATGTCAGGCGCGACCGGAACAGCGTCAGGCGGCGGCGAGCTGCTTCAGGAAATCGTCGACGGACCTGCGCAGGGCCTCGCTCTGGTCAGCCACCGCCCGCGAGGATGTCGCCAGCCGCTCCGTCGTCCGGGTCGTCTCTGTCGTGGCGGATTGCATCCGGACCATGTCCTGCGCCATCTGCGTGGTGCGGCTCGCGGTGACCTGGGCATTGCTGGCGATCTCGCTGGTGGCCGCGCCCTGCTGCTCGATCGACCGGGTGATTGCCTCGGTCTGCTCGTCGATCGTGACCATCGTGCGGGTGATCGCCTCGATGGCGCCCACCGCCTCGCCCGTCGAGGCCTGGATGGCGGAGATCTGCGCGGAGATCTCGTCGGTCGCCTTGGCCGTCTGGCTGGCCAGCTGCTTCACCTCGGCGGCGACCACCGCGAAGCCCTTGCCCATTTCGCCGGCGCGCGCGGCCTCGATGGTCGCGTTCAGGGCCAGCAGGTTGGTCTGGCCCGCAATGTCCTGGATCAGCGTCACCACCTGTCCGATGCGCTCGGCCGCAGCGGCAAGGCTCGTGATCTTGGCGTTCGTCGCCTCGGCCTGGGTGCTGGCGGCATCGACCACCTGGGCGGTGGTGGCGACCTGCCGGCTGATCTCCTCGATCGAGGCGGACAGCTCCTCCGAGGCTGCGGCAACGGTCTCGACATTCGCCGAGGCCTCTGTCGCAGCCTCGGCGGTGCGCTCCACCGTCTGGGCGCTGTGCCGTGCCGTGCGGTCCATGGCCGCAACATCCTCGCCCAGATGCCGGGAGGCCTCGGTGAGGGCCCGGAAATACTGTTCCGTGCTCTGCCGGAAGCGCTCGGCCAGCGTGTGCATCAGCGCCGCCTTTTCCTGCTGCGCCGCCTCTTCCTGCGTCCGCATCTGCGCGGCCAGCGCATTCTGCCGGGCAAGGGCGGTGCGGAAGCCGTCCAGCGCGTCCCGCAGCTGGCCAAGCTCGTCCGAGCTGGTCCAGTCCGGCACGCCTGTGTCGATGCGCCCGGCTGCAAGCCCCTCGGCGGAGCGGGCGAGCTGGGCCGCCCGGCTGCCGACGCGGCCGGACAGGTAGAACCAGGCGAGGACGGCCGCAACGATCGTCAGACCGACCATCACGAGCTGCTGCATCGCCATGCGGGCGGTCATCTCGCGCACGCTGGCGTTCGAGACGGCCATGTAGTCGTGGATCAGTTCCTCTGCCCGGTCCGCCTCTGCGGTCAGGGTCTCGAATGCCTGGTCGAAGCGCTCGTCCGCGTCCGTGCCGGCCACGTCCCGGCCGACGTTGGCGTAGCGGGCCCGGGCGACCTCCTCGAAACTGTCGAGACCGGTCAGCACCTTGCGGATCGCCGCGCGGACAGGCTCGGACTCGGTCGCGTAGAACGTGCCTTCGTCGTTCCGGCCGCCGGACAGGATGGCATTGGCATAGAAGCGGCTCTCGCCGATCAGCCGCCAGACCTCGTTGATGTCCTCGCTGTCGTCGCCCGACATGATCTCCTCGAAGAGAAGATGCGCGTGGGTGGCAGTCAGCTTGATCTCCATGGCGGCGTCGCTGAGCGGGGCCAGCCGTTCGCCGAGGTTGAGACCGCTTGCGCCAAGTTCAGCCACGGACTTGTATGTGATGACACCCGCGCCCGCCACGACGGACACGACGAGTGCAAAGCTGAGCAGCAGCTTGCGACCGATTGTCATTTTCATCAGGACCCCCGGAAGGACATTCCCATCCCGGCACAGCAGGGCGCCATGCAACCGCCGCCAAGTGTTAAGCAGCATGGTTATCAAATGGTTGATCTTTCCGTTGCGTCCGCTTGCTTACTTGCAAATATCTGGAAGAATGACTTGCACCCCTGTTAGAAAAACGAGGGCATTTAAATACAAATGGCTGCGACAGGGATGTCGCAGCCATCTGGGCGGGACCGGATGCGGATCAACGCTCAATGCGTGTAGACGATCTCGCGCGTCTCGCGGAAGCGGATGTCCGGGTTCTTCTCGCCGACATAGTTCACTTCCCAGGTGCTCTTGAACAGGAACACCGGCTTGTCGTCACGGTCGAGGGCCACGCTCATGCGATTGGCCTCGATGAACTTCTGCAGCTTCAGCGGGTCGTCGCACTCGATCCAGCGGGCCGTGGTGTAGGGCACCGTCTCGAAGCCGATCTCCGTGGCGTACTCGTTCTTGATGCGGTCGATGACCACGTCGAGCTGCAGCATGCCGACCACGCCGACGATCCAGTTGGAGCCAAGGTCCGGCTTGAAGATCTGCACCAGGCCTTCCTCGGCCAGGTCCTCAAGCCCCTGACGCATCTGCTTCACGCGCATGGTGTCCGACAGGCGCACGCGGCGCAGCACTTCCGGCGCGAAGGCCGGCAGGCCGGTCACATGGATTTCCTCGCCTTCCGTCAGCGTGTCGCCCACCCGCAGCTGGCCGTGGTTCGGCACGCCGATCACGTCGCCCGGATAGGCCTCCTCGGCAATCTCGCGCTCCTCCGCGAAGAAGAAGATCGGCGCGGACACCGCGATGGTCTTGCCGGCCCGCACGTGCTTCAGCTTCATCCCGCGCCGGAAGGTGCCGGAGCACAGGCGCACGAAGGCGATGCGGTCGCGGTGCTTGGGGTCCATGTTGGCCTGCACCTTGAAGACGAAGCCGGTCACGTCGGCCTCGTCGGGCGCGATGACCCGACCGCCGGTCGCCGGCTGGGCGTGGGGCGCGGGTGCGTGCTCGGCGATGAAGTCGAGCAGGTCCTCCACCCCGTAGTCGCGCAGTGCGGAGCCGAAGAACACCGGGGTCAGATGCCCCTCCAGGAAGCTCTCCCGGTCGAAGGCGGCATAGCCCTCGGCTCCGAGTTCCACGTTCTCGGCAAGCTCCGCGAGGATGCGGTCGAAGACGGTGTCGACCAGGATCGGGTCGTCCAGCCCGGAGACCGGTCTGGCCTGCGTGTAGGGTCCGCCACGCTCGCCGTTCGAGGTGCAGAACAGGTTCTTCTTCCAGTCATAGACGCCGAAGAAGTCCGAGCCCATGCCCACCGGCCAGGTCATCGGCGCCACGTCGAGGGCCAGCGCCTCCTGGATCTCGTCGAGGATCTCCAGCGCATGCCGGCCCTCGCGGTCGATCTTGTTGACGAAGGTGATGATCGGGATGTCACGCAGGCGGCAGACCTCGAACAGCTTGCGCGTCTGGGTTTCGATGCCCTTGGCCGCGTCGATCACCATGATGGCCGCATCCACGGCCGTCAGGGTGCGGTAGGTGTCTTCCGAGAAGTCCTCGTGACCGGGCGTGTCGAGCAGGTTGTAGATGATGCCGCGCCGCTCGAAGGTCATCACCGAGGACGAGACCGAGATGCCGCGTTCCTGTTCGATCTTCATCCAGTCCGAGCGGGCCCGGCGGCGCTCGCCGCGCGCACGCACCTGGCCGGCGGCCCGGATCGCGCCGCCTGACAGCAGCAGCTTTTCCGTGAGGGTGGTCTTGCCGGCGTCCGGATGCGAGATGATCGCGAAGGTCCGGCGGGCGAGGTAGGGCGCAGCGGCCGTGCTCATCGAAGAAACTCCTTGGGGCAGTGCTGCCCGGTAACAGGGCCTGTCACGAGGCCGGCGACAGGACATGACCGGGCACAGGACCGGGCAATCGACCGGGCAATCGACTGGGCTATCGACTGGGCCGGCAACGCGGCCGGCTCCGGCGCGGTGCGTGTCCGGCGGCAGACCACGTCGTGACGATCAGGGTTGGCGCAAGGAGATAGTCAGGAACGCGCGCGATGGCCAGCACAGATTTGCAGCGGGGGCCGTGAAGCGGCGCGAACCTGCTGCCCTCCTGGCCCCTCCCCTGCTCCGGTCCCCGCCCCGTGCCCCGTCCGCATGTCCCTTCTCCATGTCCCTTGTCCATGCCCTTCTCCGGGCCGCCCCGGTCCGCGCTGGCGGCCGTCAGGGGCGGGTGGACAGGGCCTTGGCGAGCACGTCGAAGACGAGGCGGATGCGGGGGCTGGTGTGCAGTTCGCGGTGGGTCACGAGCCAGATCGGAAAGGTCACCTTGATCTGGTCGGGCAGCACCGCCTCGACCTCCGGCGCAAAGGGAATGAAATCGACCGCCATGAAGCCGTAGCCGGCCCCCTTGCGCACCGCTTCCCAGGCGACGGCCCCGTTGGCGGAGGACGTGCGGATGTCGCGCTCGGCGATGGTGATGCCCAGCATCGCGAGGTAGCGGACCATTTCGGCCTTGTTGCCGAAGGCAACGAAGGGCTGTCCGGTCAGGTCCGCGACCCTGGCCGGTCGGCCGGCCTGGTCCAGGAAGCTGCGGGCCGCATAGAGATGCGCCGTCGCCTCGCGCAGCAGTCGGCTGATCAGGTCGGGGTCGGCCGGGCGCACATGGCGGATCGCGATGTCGGCCTCGCGGCGCTTGAGATCGCTCAGGCTGTTGGAGGAGATCAGCTCGATGTCGAGGCCCGGGGCAATGGCGTGCAGGTGCCGGATGAGGGGCGGCAGGACGTAGTGGGCA encodes:
- a CDS encoding peptide chain release factor 3, which produces MSTAAAPYLARRTFAIISHPDAGKTTLTEKLLLSGGAIRAAGQVRARGERRRARSDWMKIEQERGISVSSSVMTFERRGIIYNLLDTPGHEDFSEDTYRTLTAVDAAIMVIDAAKGIETQTRKLFEVCRLRDIPIITFVNKIDREGRHALEILDEIQEALALDVAPMTWPVGMGSDFFGVYDWKKNLFCTSNGERGGPYTQARPVSGLDDPILVDTVFDRILAELAENVELGAEGYAAFDRESFLEGHLTPVFFGSALRDYGVEDLLDFIAEHAPAPHAQPATGGRVIAPDEADVTGFVFKVQANMDPKHRDRIAFVRLCSGTFRRGMKLKHVRAGKTIAVSAPIFFFAEEREIAEEAYPGDVIGVPNHGQLRVGDTLTEGEEIHVTGLPAFAPEVLRRVRLSDTMRVKQMRQGLEDLAEEGLVQIFKPDLGSNWIVGVVGMLQLDVVIDRIKNEYATEIGFETVPYTTARWIECDDPLKLQKFIEANRMSVALDRDDKPVFLFKSTWEVNYVGEKNPDIRFRETREIVYTH
- a CDS encoding LysR family transcriptional regulator: MNWQKLGFDWNQVRALVAVADLGSFSAAAKALGLTQPTVGRQVTALEQDLGLVLLERTGRSPVLTEAGRQVVEAARPMAEAGLRLSLVASGQAQDVAGPVSISASDMFAHYVLPPLIRHLHAIAPGLDIELISSNSLSDLKRREADIAIRHVRPADPDLISRLLREATAHLYAARSFLDQAGRPARVADLTGQPFVAFGNKAEMVRYLAMLGITIAERDIRTSSANGAVAWEAVRKGAGYGFMAVDFIPFAPEVEAVLPDQIKVTFPIWLVTHRELHTSPRIRLVFDVLAKALSTRP